The following nucleotide sequence is from Gemmobacter aquarius.
TGCCTCGGCATAGAGTTGCTGCTTGATCTGGCCCATCTCGGTCAGGCCCAGAACAGCGCCGAGACCTGTCGGGTCGATGCCGTATTCCGAGGGCAGGTAGACCACCGCCAGAATGGCAAGGGCAGCACCACCGGACAGAAGGGTGGATCGGACGAGACCGCCGGATGTAGCGGTGACGCCGCGTATATGGCCCGTGGTGTCGATGGTCTGGCCAGCGGGTGCGCCGCGTGTCGCGCGGGGGCTTTGCGGGGCGCGGTTGATATCGAACTTGTCCATTTCATGTACTCCGTTCAGGCCAGCGCCAGACCGACGAGCTGCAAGCCCATCAGGTAAAAGCCGAGACCCATCATGATGACGTTGGCGGTATAGGCCTGACGGCCAAAGGCGGGCTGGGCGCGCCAGCGGCGCATCACCACAAGAATGGCGGCAAGCGCCGTCAACTGCCCGAGCTCGACACCCACGTTGAAGGCGATGAGGTTGGTCAAAAGCCCGTCGGGCGAGATGTTGTATTCGATGATCTTCGAGGCGAGGCCGAAGCCGTGCAGCAGTCCGAAGACCAGCGTCGCGGTGCGTGTATCGGGTTGCACCCCGAACCACGTCTTGAATGCGCCGAGGTTGTCGAGCGCCTTGTAGACCACGGAAAAGCCGATGATGGCGTCGATGATATAGGCGTTGATGCCGAAGTTGAACCAGACGCCCGCCAGCATCGTCACCGAATGGCCGATGGCGAAGAGGGTGACGTAAAGCCCGATCTCTTTCATCCCGTAAAGAAAGAAGATCACGCCGAACAGAAAGAGGATGTGGTCGTATCCCGTCACCATGTGCTTGGCCCCGAGATAGAGGAAGGGGATGATCTGCGGGCCGGTGATTTCCTGGATATAGCCCTTGTCGCCAAGGGTGACGGCATGGGCAAGGGCGGCTTCGGCCCAGAGCAGGGAAAGGGCGAACAGGGCCAGCAGGATCAGCGCCCGAAGGTGCGGGATCGTGCCAGGCCACCGCAGGTGCGGAGGGGTTTGCATGGAAATGTCCTGTTGTTGCGACTGACTGGCGATCGGCCCGCGCGGGGCCGGATGGTCAGGCCGCTGCGCGTGGCGGTCGCAACAGGTTGCCCCTCTCGCGCCCGTCGGAAAGCTGCGGGGCGGGGCGGGGAAGGTCGGGCAGGGGCGGCAGCGCCGTTGCAGGCTGCGGCGGGATCAGCGCGACGGAGGGATGGTCATGGTCGGTGCTGTCGTGGTGGCCCGTGGGGGTGTCTGCGTCGTGACCGTGGCCATGGGAGAGATCTTGCGTGACACTTGCAGCCGCTTCCGGGTGGGCTGCGGGGCCATGTGTGAAGCTGTTGGTCACGGGGGAAAGTAAAAGCGCAACCACGAGTGCCAGCATGGCGCAGGCGCGTACCCAGCCTTGCATCCGCCACGTCTGCACCGATACCGCCACTGCCCGCCCTGTCTTGTTCTGCTGTGTCAGGTTCCTGCCGGATATAGGCACCCTGCCGCAGCGATCAACCGGCTCGGGTGGAAAACTGCACAGATGCCGAGCTATCTCCGATCCGTCGACC
It contains:
- a CDS encoding HupE/UreJ family protein; translation: MQTPPHLRWPGTIPHLRALILLALFALSLLWAEAALAHAVTLGDKGYIQEITGPQIIPFLYLGAKHMVTGYDHILFLFGVIFFLYGMKEIGLYVTLFAIGHSVTMLAGVWFNFGINAYIIDAIIGFSVVYKALDNLGAFKTWFGVQPDTRTATLVFGLLHGFGLASKIIEYNISPDGLLTNLIAFNVGVELGQLTALAAILVVMRRWRAQPAFGRQAYTANVIMMGLGFYLMGLQLVGLALA